A genome region from Clupea harengus chromosome 7, Ch_v2.0.2, whole genome shotgun sequence includes the following:
- the slc4a4a gene encoding solute carrier family 4 member 4a isoform X7: protein MSGTKQKMEDEAVLDRGASFVKHVCDEEEVEGHHTIYIGVHVPKSYRRRRRHRRKAGHKDKKEKVTETASDKSDTENNDEASYSILKPLISPAAERIRFILGEEDDGPAPPQLFTELDELLSVDGQDMEWKETARWIKFEEKVEKGGERWSKPHVATLSLHSLFELRTCIEKGTIMLDLEAITLPQLVEMITDDQIENGQLKADLKDKVMYTLLRRHRHQTKKSNLRSLAEIGKTVSSASSPATTHRNISSSSMNDISDKPEKDQLKNKFMKKLPRDAEASNVLVGEVDFLDAPFVAFVRLQQAVMLGALTEVPVPTRFLFILLGPKGKARSYHEIGRAIATLMSDEVFHDIAYKAKDRQDLLAGIDEFLDEVIVLPPGEWDPAIRIEPPKSLPSSDKRKNMYAGGDNMHMNGDTPHEGGHGGGGHAVGDELKKTGRFCGGLILDIKRKAPFFASDFYDAIHIQSLSAILFIYLGTVTNAITFGGLLGDATENMQGVLESFLGTAVSGAVFCLLSGQPLTILSSTGPVLVFERLLFNFSKDNQFDYLEFRLWIGLWSAFFCLVLVATDASFLVQYFTRFTEEGFSSLISFIFIYDAFKKMLKMAHHYPIDSDYRVDLVTQYDCMCMAPTLDNSSGLLTDTVDGNEWSLYNITDMPLNSTWSSMTRSECLKYKGELVGKACEFVPDIALMSVILFLGTYTCSMFLKKFKFSPFFPTTVRKLISDFAIILAILIFVGVDALVGLDTPKLLVPTEFKPTSPHRGWFVPPFGGNPWWVYLASALPALLVTILLFMDQQITAVIVNRKEHKLKKGAGYHLDLFWVAVLMIVCSFMGLPWYVAATVISIAHIDSLKMETETSAPGEQPKFLGVREQRVTGVCVFILTGLSVLMSPILKFIPMPVLYGVFLYMGVASLNGVQFMDRLKLLLMPAKHQPDLIYLRHVPLRKVHLFTFLQLLCLAALWILKSTVAAIIFPVMILALVAVRKAMDFLFSQQELSYLDDVIPEKDKKKREDEKKKKKKKRGSIDSDVEDEKSPLNSLIGTPPVERKYYYQANSMSSPERLPLNVPQIRIDMHPDDDDDIFWKRRGSETSL from the exons TCTCGCCGGCGGCCGAGCGGATCCGCTTCATCCTGGGGGAGGAGGATGACGGGCCTGCGCCCCCTCAGCTCTTCACCGAGCTGGACGAGCTGCTCTCCGTCGACGGCCAGGACATGGAGTGGAAGGAGACGGCCAG GTGGATCAAGTTTgaggagaaggtggagaagGGTGGTGAGCGGTGGAGCAAGCCCCATGTGGCCACGCTCTCCCTGCACAGCCTGTTCGAGCTCAGGACCTGCATCGAGAAGGGCACCATCATGCTGGACCTGGAGGCTATCACGCTGCCCCAGTTGGTCG AGATGATCACTGACGATCAAATAGAGAACGGTCAGTTGAAGGCTGACCTCAAGGACAAGGTGATGTACACCTTGTTGAGGAGACACCGTCACCAGACCAAGAAGTCCAACCTGCGTTCCCTCGCTGAGATTGGCAAGACCGTCTCCAGCGCAA GTAGCCCCGCCACCACACACAGGAATATATCGTCTAGCAGTATGAATGACATCTCTGACAAGCCCGAGAAGGATCAG CTGAAGAACAAGTTCATGAAGAAGTTGCCCAGGGATGCGGAGGCGTCCAACGTGCTGGTCGGGGAGGTGGACTTCCTGGATGCTCCATTTGTGGCCTTTGTGCGTCTGCAGCAGGCTGTCATGCTGGGAGCTCTGACTGAAGTCCCTGTTCCTACAAG GTTCTTGTTCATCCTCCTTGGTCCCAAAGGCAAAGCGAGGTCGTACCATGAAATCGGGAGAGCCATTGCCACTCTCATGTCTGACGAG GTCTTCCACGACATCGCATACAAAGCCAAGGACAGGCAGGATCTGTTGGCCGGCATCGACGAGTTCCTCGACGAGGTCATTGTTCTCCCACCTGGAGAGTGGGACCCTGCCATCAGGATAGAGCCTCCAAAGTCTTTGCCTTCTTCAGACAAGAG GAAGAACATGTACGCTGGAGGGGACAACATGCACATGAACGGTGACACGCCTCATGAAGGGGGTCACGGTGGAGGGGGACACGCAGTGGGCGATGAGCTGAAGAAGACTGGGAg GTTTTGCGGTGGCCTTATACTTGACATCAAGCGGAAAGCTCCATTTTTTGCCAGCGACTTCTACGACGCGATACACATCCAATCGCTGTCGgctattttattcatttacctGGGGACTGTGACCAACGCCATTACGTTTGGGGGCTTGCTGGGAGACGCCACTGAAAACATGCAG GGCGTGCTGGAGAGCTTCCTGGGCACAGCGGTCTCTGGAGCAGTCTTCTGCCTGCTCTCCGGCCAACCCCTCACCATCCTCAGCAGTACAGGCCCGGTGCTGGTGTTCGAGAGGTTGCTCTTCAACTTCAGCAA GGACAATCAGTTTGACTATCTGGAATTCCGGCTTTGGATCGGCTTGTGGTCAGCCTTCTTCTGCCTGGTCCTGGTGGCGACGGATGCCAGCTTCCTGGTGCAGTACTTCACGCGCTTCACCGAGGAGGGCTTCTCCTCGCTCATCAGCTTCATCTTCATCTACGACGCCTTCAAGAAGATGCTGAAGATGGCCCACCACTACCCCATCGACTCCGACTACAGGGTCGACCTGGTGACGCAGTACGACTGCATGTGTATGGCGCCCACCCTAG atAACAGCTCAGGACTACTGACGGACACAGTGGATGGAAACGAATGGTCATTGTACAACATCACTGACATG CCCCTGAACAGCACGTGGTCGTCTATGACACGCTCTGAGTGCCTGAAGTACAAGGGCGAGCTGGTGGGGAAGGCCTGTGAATTTGTGCCCGACATCGCGCTCATGTCTGTCATCCTGTTCCTGGGCACTTACACCTGCTCCATGTTTCTGAAGAAGTTCAAGTTCAGCCCCTTCTTTCCCACCACC GTGAGGAAGCTGATCAGTGACTTTGCCATCATCCTGGCCATCCTGATCTTTGTGGGTGTTGACGCCCTGGTGGGACTGGACACACCAAAGCTCCTTGTGCCTACTGAATTTAAG CCCACCAGTCCCCACCGCGGCTGGTTTGTGCCTCCGTTCGGGGGCAATCCCTGGTGGGTGTACCTGGCGTCCGCGCTTCCCGCCCTGCTCGTCACCATCCTTCTCTTCATGGACCAGCAGATCACCGCAGTCATTGTCAACCGCAAAGAGCACAAGCTGAAG AAAGGAGCGGGCTATCACCTGGACCTGTTCTGGGTGGCGGTGCTCATGATCGTGTGCTCCTTCATGGGCCTGCCCTGGTACGTGGCTGCCACCGTCATCTCCATCGCCCACATCGACAGCTTGAAGATGGAGACGGAGACCTCCGCGCCAGGGGAGCAGCCCAAGTTCCTGGGTGTCAG GGAGCAGCGtgtcactggagtgtgtgtcttcatccTAACTGGCCTGTCCGTCCTGATGTCCCCCATCCTCAAG TTCATCCCCATGCCTGTACTGTACGGAGTCTTCCTCTACATGGGTGTGGCCTCCCTCAACGGAGTACAG TTCATGGACCGTCTGAAGCTGCTCCTCATGCCAGCCAAGCACCAGCCGGACCTCATCTACCTGCGGCACGTCCCCCTGCGCAAGGTGCATCTCTTCACCTTTCTCCAGCTGCTCTGCCTGGCTGCCCTCTGGATCCTCAAGTCCACGGTGGCAGCCATCATCTTCCCTGTCATG ATTCTGGCCCTGGTTGCAGTGAGGAAAGCCATGGACTTCCTCTTCTCACAACAAGAACTCAGCTACCTGGACGATGTCATACCCGagaaggacaagaagaagagggaggacgagaagaaaaagaagaagaagaagaggggaagcATAGACAGTGATGTTGAGGAT GAGAAAAGTCCCCTAAATTCCTTGATCGGCACACCTCCTGTTGAGAGGAAATACTACTACCAGGCCAACTCAATGTCAAG TCCTGAAAGACTTCCATTAAACGTGCCTCAGATTAGAATAGACATGCACCCGGATGACGACGACGACATCTTCTGGAAAAGAAGGGGTTCGGAGACGTCCCTTTAG
- the slc4a4a gene encoding solute carrier family 4 member 4a isoform X4 produces MSGTKQKMEDEAVLDRGASFVKHVCDEEEVEGHHTIYIGVHVPKSYRRRRRHRRKAGHKDKKEKVTETASDKSDTENNDEASYSILKPLISPAAERIRFILGEEDDGPAPPQLFTELDELLSVDGQDMEWKETARWIKFEEKVEKGGERWSKPHVATLSLHSLFELRTCIEKGTIMLDLEAITLPQLVEMITDDQIENGQLKADLKDKVMYTLLRRHRHQTKKSNLRSLAEIGKTVSSASRLFSNTDNARSPLGNSATCLTARTSEEELPVQRSPSMGWLSSPATTHRNISSSSMNDISDKPEKDQLKNKFMKKLPRDAEASNVLVGEVDFLDAPFVAFVRLQQAVMLGALTEVPVPTRFLFILLGPKGKARSYHEIGRAIATLMSDEVFHDIAYKAKDRQDLLAGIDEFLDEVIVLPPGEWDPAIRIEPPKSLPSSDKRKNMYAGGDNMHMNGDTPHEGGHGGGGHAVGDELKKTGRFCGGLILDIKRKAPFFASDFYDAIHIQSLSAILFIYLGTVTNAITFGGLLGDATENMQGVLESFLGTAVSGAVFCLLSGQPLTILSSTGPVLVFERLLFNFSKDNQFDYLEFRLWIGLWSAFFCLVLVATDASFLVQYFTRFTEEGFSSLISFIFIYDAFKKMLKMAHHYPIDSDYRVDLVTQYDCMCMAPTLDNSSGLLTDTVDGNEWSLYNITDMPLNSTWSSMTRSECLKYKGELVGKACEFVPDIALMSVILFLGTYTCSMFLKKFKFSPFFPTTVRKLISDFAIILAILIFVGVDALVGLDTPKLLVPTEFKPTSPHRGWFVPPFGGNPWWVYLASALPALLVTILLFMDQQITAVIVNRKEHKLKKGAGYHLDLFWVAVLMIVCSFMGLPWYVAATVISIAHIDSLKMETETSAPGEQPKFLGVREQRVTGVCVFILTGLSVLMSPILKFIPMPVLYGVFLYMGVASLNGVQFMDRLKLLLMPAKHQPDLIYLRHVPLRKVHLFTFLQLLCLAALWILKSTVAAIIFPVMILALVAVRKAMDFLFSQQELSYLDDVIPEKDKKKREDEKKKKKKKRGSIDSDVEDEKSPLNSLIGTPPVERKYYYQANSMSSPERLPLNVPQIRIDMHPDDDDDIFWKRRGSETSL; encoded by the exons TCTCGCCGGCGGCCGAGCGGATCCGCTTCATCCTGGGGGAGGAGGATGACGGGCCTGCGCCCCCTCAGCTCTTCACCGAGCTGGACGAGCTGCTCTCCGTCGACGGCCAGGACATGGAGTGGAAGGAGACGGCCAG GTGGATCAAGTTTgaggagaaggtggagaagGGTGGTGAGCGGTGGAGCAAGCCCCATGTGGCCACGCTCTCCCTGCACAGCCTGTTCGAGCTCAGGACCTGCATCGAGAAGGGCACCATCATGCTGGACCTGGAGGCTATCACGCTGCCCCAGTTGGTCG AGATGATCACTGACGATCAAATAGAGAACGGTCAGTTGAAGGCTGACCTCAAGGACAAGGTGATGTACACCTTGTTGAGGAGACACCGTCACCAGACCAAGAAGTCCAACCTGCGTTCCCTCGCTGAGATTGGCAAGACCGTCTCCAGCGCAAGTAGGCTGTTTTCCAACACggacaatg CCCGTAGTCCTCTCGGAAACTCTGCGACTTGCCTCACGGCTCGCACCTCCGAGGAGGAGTTGCCAGTCCAGCGGAGCCCGAGCATGGGATGGCTTA GTAGCCCCGCCACCACACACAGGAATATATCGTCTAGCAGTATGAATGACATCTCTGACAAGCCCGAGAAGGATCAG CTGAAGAACAAGTTCATGAAGAAGTTGCCCAGGGATGCGGAGGCGTCCAACGTGCTGGTCGGGGAGGTGGACTTCCTGGATGCTCCATTTGTGGCCTTTGTGCGTCTGCAGCAGGCTGTCATGCTGGGAGCTCTGACTGAAGTCCCTGTTCCTACAAG GTTCTTGTTCATCCTCCTTGGTCCCAAAGGCAAAGCGAGGTCGTACCATGAAATCGGGAGAGCCATTGCCACTCTCATGTCTGACGAG GTCTTCCACGACATCGCATACAAAGCCAAGGACAGGCAGGATCTGTTGGCCGGCATCGACGAGTTCCTCGACGAGGTCATTGTTCTCCCACCTGGAGAGTGGGACCCTGCCATCAGGATAGAGCCTCCAAAGTCTTTGCCTTCTTCAGACAAGAG GAAGAACATGTACGCTGGAGGGGACAACATGCACATGAACGGTGACACGCCTCATGAAGGGGGTCACGGTGGAGGGGGACACGCAGTGGGCGATGAGCTGAAGAAGACTGGGAg GTTTTGCGGTGGCCTTATACTTGACATCAAGCGGAAAGCTCCATTTTTTGCCAGCGACTTCTACGACGCGATACACATCCAATCGCTGTCGgctattttattcatttacctGGGGACTGTGACCAACGCCATTACGTTTGGGGGCTTGCTGGGAGACGCCACTGAAAACATGCAG GGCGTGCTGGAGAGCTTCCTGGGCACAGCGGTCTCTGGAGCAGTCTTCTGCCTGCTCTCCGGCCAACCCCTCACCATCCTCAGCAGTACAGGCCCGGTGCTGGTGTTCGAGAGGTTGCTCTTCAACTTCAGCAA GGACAATCAGTTTGACTATCTGGAATTCCGGCTTTGGATCGGCTTGTGGTCAGCCTTCTTCTGCCTGGTCCTGGTGGCGACGGATGCCAGCTTCCTGGTGCAGTACTTCACGCGCTTCACCGAGGAGGGCTTCTCCTCGCTCATCAGCTTCATCTTCATCTACGACGCCTTCAAGAAGATGCTGAAGATGGCCCACCACTACCCCATCGACTCCGACTACAGGGTCGACCTGGTGACGCAGTACGACTGCATGTGTATGGCGCCCACCCTAG atAACAGCTCAGGACTACTGACGGACACAGTGGATGGAAACGAATGGTCATTGTACAACATCACTGACATG CCCCTGAACAGCACGTGGTCGTCTATGACACGCTCTGAGTGCCTGAAGTACAAGGGCGAGCTGGTGGGGAAGGCCTGTGAATTTGTGCCCGACATCGCGCTCATGTCTGTCATCCTGTTCCTGGGCACTTACACCTGCTCCATGTTTCTGAAGAAGTTCAAGTTCAGCCCCTTCTTTCCCACCACC GTGAGGAAGCTGATCAGTGACTTTGCCATCATCCTGGCCATCCTGATCTTTGTGGGTGTTGACGCCCTGGTGGGACTGGACACACCAAAGCTCCTTGTGCCTACTGAATTTAAG CCCACCAGTCCCCACCGCGGCTGGTTTGTGCCTCCGTTCGGGGGCAATCCCTGGTGGGTGTACCTGGCGTCCGCGCTTCCCGCCCTGCTCGTCACCATCCTTCTCTTCATGGACCAGCAGATCACCGCAGTCATTGTCAACCGCAAAGAGCACAAGCTGAAG AAAGGAGCGGGCTATCACCTGGACCTGTTCTGGGTGGCGGTGCTCATGATCGTGTGCTCCTTCATGGGCCTGCCCTGGTACGTGGCTGCCACCGTCATCTCCATCGCCCACATCGACAGCTTGAAGATGGAGACGGAGACCTCCGCGCCAGGGGAGCAGCCCAAGTTCCTGGGTGTCAG GGAGCAGCGtgtcactggagtgtgtgtcttcatccTAACTGGCCTGTCCGTCCTGATGTCCCCCATCCTCAAG TTCATCCCCATGCCTGTACTGTACGGAGTCTTCCTCTACATGGGTGTGGCCTCCCTCAACGGAGTACAG TTCATGGACCGTCTGAAGCTGCTCCTCATGCCAGCCAAGCACCAGCCGGACCTCATCTACCTGCGGCACGTCCCCCTGCGCAAGGTGCATCTCTTCACCTTTCTCCAGCTGCTCTGCCTGGCTGCCCTCTGGATCCTCAAGTCCACGGTGGCAGCCATCATCTTCCCTGTCATG ATTCTGGCCCTGGTTGCAGTGAGGAAAGCCATGGACTTCCTCTTCTCACAACAAGAACTCAGCTACCTGGACGATGTCATACCCGagaaggacaagaagaagagggaggacgagaagaaaaagaagaagaagaagaggggaagcATAGACAGTGATGTTGAGGAT GAGAAAAGTCCCCTAAATTCCTTGATCGGCACACCTCCTGTTGAGAGGAAATACTACTACCAGGCCAACTCAATGTCAAG TCCTGAAAGACTTCCATTAAACGTGCCTCAGATTAGAATAGACATGCACCCGGATGACGACGACGACATCTTCTGGAAAAGAAGGGGTTCGGAGACGTCCCTTTAG
- the slc4a4a gene encoding solute carrier family 4 member 4a isoform X8: protein MSGTKQKMEDEAVLDRGASFVKHVCDEEEVEGHHTIYIGVHVPKSYRRRRRHRRKAGHKDKKEKVTETASDKSDTENNDEASYSILKPLISPAAERIRFILGEEDDGPAPPQLFTELDELLSVDGQDMEWKETARWIKFEEKVEKGGERWSKPHVATLSLHSLFELRTCIEKGTIMLDLEAITLPQLVEMITDDQIENGQLKADLKDKVMYTLLRRHRHQTKKSNLRSLAEIGKTVSSASSPATTHRNISSSSMNDISDKPEKDQLKNKFMKKLPRDAEASNVLVGEVDFLDAPFVAFVRLQQAVMLGALTEVPVPTRFLFILLGPKGKARSYHEIGRAIATLMSDEVFHDIAYKAKDRQDLLAGIDEFLDEVIVLPPGEWDPAIRIEPPKSLPSSDKRKNMYAGGDNMHMNGDTPHEGGHGGGGHAVGDELKKTGRFCGGLILDIKRKAPFFASDFYDAIHIQSLSAILFIYLGTVTNAITFGGLLGDATENMQGVLESFLGTAVSGAVFCLLSGQPLTILSSTGPVLVFERLLFNFSKDNQFDYLEFRLWIGLWSAFFCLVLVATDASFLVQYFTRFTEEGFSSLISFIFIYDAFKKMLKMAHHYPIDSDYRVDLVTQYDCMCMAPTLDNSSGLLTDTVDGNEWSLYNITDMPLNSTWSSMTRSECLKYKGELVGKACEFVPDIALMSVILFLGTYTCSMFLKKFKFSPFFPTTVRKLISDFAIILAILIFVGVDALVGLDTPKLLVPTEFKPTSPHRGWFVPPFGGNPWWVYLASALPALLVTILLFMDQQITAVIVNRKEHKLKKGAGYHLDLFWVAVLMIVCSFMGLPWYVAATVISIAHIDSLKMETETSAPGEQPKFLGVREQRVTGVCVFILTGLSVLMSPILKFIPMPVLYGVFLYMGVASLNGVQFMDRLKLLLMPAKHQPDLIYLRHVPLRKVHLFTFLQLLCLAALWILKSTVAAIIFPVMILALVAVRKAMDFLFSQQELSYLDDVIPEKDKKKREDEKKKKKKKRGSIDSDVEDSDYPFNEKVPSIKIPMDMMEQEPFLGDKDREKSPKFLDRHTSC, encoded by the exons TCTCGCCGGCGGCCGAGCGGATCCGCTTCATCCTGGGGGAGGAGGATGACGGGCCTGCGCCCCCTCAGCTCTTCACCGAGCTGGACGAGCTGCTCTCCGTCGACGGCCAGGACATGGAGTGGAAGGAGACGGCCAG GTGGATCAAGTTTgaggagaaggtggagaagGGTGGTGAGCGGTGGAGCAAGCCCCATGTGGCCACGCTCTCCCTGCACAGCCTGTTCGAGCTCAGGACCTGCATCGAGAAGGGCACCATCATGCTGGACCTGGAGGCTATCACGCTGCCCCAGTTGGTCG AGATGATCACTGACGATCAAATAGAGAACGGTCAGTTGAAGGCTGACCTCAAGGACAAGGTGATGTACACCTTGTTGAGGAGACACCGTCACCAGACCAAGAAGTCCAACCTGCGTTCCCTCGCTGAGATTGGCAAGACCGTCTCCAGCGCAA GTAGCCCCGCCACCACACACAGGAATATATCGTCTAGCAGTATGAATGACATCTCTGACAAGCCCGAGAAGGATCAG CTGAAGAACAAGTTCATGAAGAAGTTGCCCAGGGATGCGGAGGCGTCCAACGTGCTGGTCGGGGAGGTGGACTTCCTGGATGCTCCATTTGTGGCCTTTGTGCGTCTGCAGCAGGCTGTCATGCTGGGAGCTCTGACTGAAGTCCCTGTTCCTACAAG GTTCTTGTTCATCCTCCTTGGTCCCAAAGGCAAAGCGAGGTCGTACCATGAAATCGGGAGAGCCATTGCCACTCTCATGTCTGACGAG GTCTTCCACGACATCGCATACAAAGCCAAGGACAGGCAGGATCTGTTGGCCGGCATCGACGAGTTCCTCGACGAGGTCATTGTTCTCCCACCTGGAGAGTGGGACCCTGCCATCAGGATAGAGCCTCCAAAGTCTTTGCCTTCTTCAGACAAGAG GAAGAACATGTACGCTGGAGGGGACAACATGCACATGAACGGTGACACGCCTCATGAAGGGGGTCACGGTGGAGGGGGACACGCAGTGGGCGATGAGCTGAAGAAGACTGGGAg GTTTTGCGGTGGCCTTATACTTGACATCAAGCGGAAAGCTCCATTTTTTGCCAGCGACTTCTACGACGCGATACACATCCAATCGCTGTCGgctattttattcatttacctGGGGACTGTGACCAACGCCATTACGTTTGGGGGCTTGCTGGGAGACGCCACTGAAAACATGCAG GGCGTGCTGGAGAGCTTCCTGGGCACAGCGGTCTCTGGAGCAGTCTTCTGCCTGCTCTCCGGCCAACCCCTCACCATCCTCAGCAGTACAGGCCCGGTGCTGGTGTTCGAGAGGTTGCTCTTCAACTTCAGCAA GGACAATCAGTTTGACTATCTGGAATTCCGGCTTTGGATCGGCTTGTGGTCAGCCTTCTTCTGCCTGGTCCTGGTGGCGACGGATGCCAGCTTCCTGGTGCAGTACTTCACGCGCTTCACCGAGGAGGGCTTCTCCTCGCTCATCAGCTTCATCTTCATCTACGACGCCTTCAAGAAGATGCTGAAGATGGCCCACCACTACCCCATCGACTCCGACTACAGGGTCGACCTGGTGACGCAGTACGACTGCATGTGTATGGCGCCCACCCTAG atAACAGCTCAGGACTACTGACGGACACAGTGGATGGAAACGAATGGTCATTGTACAACATCACTGACATG CCCCTGAACAGCACGTGGTCGTCTATGACACGCTCTGAGTGCCTGAAGTACAAGGGCGAGCTGGTGGGGAAGGCCTGTGAATTTGTGCCCGACATCGCGCTCATGTCTGTCATCCTGTTCCTGGGCACTTACACCTGCTCCATGTTTCTGAAGAAGTTCAAGTTCAGCCCCTTCTTTCCCACCACC GTGAGGAAGCTGATCAGTGACTTTGCCATCATCCTGGCCATCCTGATCTTTGTGGGTGTTGACGCCCTGGTGGGACTGGACACACCAAAGCTCCTTGTGCCTACTGAATTTAAG CCCACCAGTCCCCACCGCGGCTGGTTTGTGCCTCCGTTCGGGGGCAATCCCTGGTGGGTGTACCTGGCGTCCGCGCTTCCCGCCCTGCTCGTCACCATCCTTCTCTTCATGGACCAGCAGATCACCGCAGTCATTGTCAACCGCAAAGAGCACAAGCTGAAG AAAGGAGCGGGCTATCACCTGGACCTGTTCTGGGTGGCGGTGCTCATGATCGTGTGCTCCTTCATGGGCCTGCCCTGGTACGTGGCTGCCACCGTCATCTCCATCGCCCACATCGACAGCTTGAAGATGGAGACGGAGACCTCCGCGCCAGGGGAGCAGCCCAAGTTCCTGGGTGTCAG GGAGCAGCGtgtcactggagtgtgtgtcttcatccTAACTGGCCTGTCCGTCCTGATGTCCCCCATCCTCAAG TTCATCCCCATGCCTGTACTGTACGGAGTCTTCCTCTACATGGGTGTGGCCTCCCTCAACGGAGTACAG TTCATGGACCGTCTGAAGCTGCTCCTCATGCCAGCCAAGCACCAGCCGGACCTCATCTACCTGCGGCACGTCCCCCTGCGCAAGGTGCATCTCTTCACCTTTCTCCAGCTGCTCTGCCTGGCTGCCCTCTGGATCCTCAAGTCCACGGTGGCAGCCATCATCTTCCCTGTCATG ATTCTGGCCCTGGTTGCAGTGAGGAAAGCCATGGACTTCCTCTTCTCACAACAAGAACTCAGCTACCTGGACGATGTCATACCCGagaaggacaagaagaagagggaggacgagaagaaaaagaagaagaagaagaggggaagcATAGACAGTGATGTTGAGGAT TCTGACTACCCCTTCAATGAGAAAGTCCCCAGCATTAAAATCCCCATGGATATGATGGAGCAGGAGCCCTTCTTAGGTGATAAAGACA GAGAAAAGTCCCCTAAATTCCTTGATCGGCACACCTCCTGTTGA